In Zetaproteobacteria bacterium, one DNA window encodes the following:
- a CDS encoding sodium-dependent transporter: MSTATREQWGSGIGFILAAIGSAVGLGNIWRFSYLTYENGGGAFLVPYVIALLLVGIPVLLLEMALGHHARVSTPRAFATIDPRFSWIGWWAVVFVMFGIEAYYCVIIAWCGDYFAFSPLLAWGADANDYFFHQFLHLGDSHRALAMSAPNLPIFVSLVVVWGLNWWIVGRGISGGIELANKVMIPALFVIVLVLVGWSLMLPGGTSGIHWYLTPDWGKLADPKVWVAAFTQIFFTLSVGFGIMTAYASYLPDRANLTRYAIVTALSNSAVSFIAGFAVFATLGFMAHQSGKPFEEVVTQSIGLAFVAYPQAISSMPFLPQLFGMLFFGALFMAGLSSSISLIEAFTTALTDKLGVARRRVVTPICAIGFLLSCFFTMDTGLFWLDIVDHFVTNYALTLVVALECIVVGWFFGGRRFHHYVLDVSGFRFARHYEVLMRLLLTLGLALAWVGFFMVEGGGIGAFLARICILVAMLAVWLARDWFDMAVRFVIPVIALALLDRGMVTDISKPYGGYPWEAVILLGGGVLAVTLLVALVLDRYRPREGAG, encoded by the coding sequence ATGAGTACGGCGACGAGAGAACAGTGGGGCAGCGGCATCGGCTTCATCCTGGCGGCGATCGGCTCGGCCGTCGGGCTGGGCAACATCTGGCGCTTCTCCTACCTCACCTACGAGAACGGCGGCGGCGCCTTCCTGGTGCCCTATGTCATCGCGCTGCTTTTGGTCGGTATCCCGGTGTTGCTGCTCGAGATGGCGCTGGGCCACCACGCCCGCGTCTCCACGCCGCGCGCCTTCGCCACCATCGACCCGCGCTTCTCCTGGATCGGCTGGTGGGCGGTGGTCTTCGTCATGTTCGGCATCGAGGCCTACTACTGCGTGATCATCGCCTGGTGCGGCGACTACTTCGCCTTCTCGCCGCTGCTCGCCTGGGGGGCGGATGCCAACGACTACTTCTTCCACCAGTTCCTCCATCTCGGTGACAGCCACCGGGCGCTGGCGATGAGCGCCCCCAACCTGCCGATCTTCGTCAGCCTGGTCGTCGTCTGGGGGCTCAACTGGTGGATCGTCGGCCGCGGCATCAGCGGCGGCATCGAGTTGGCCAACAAGGTGATGATCCCGGCGCTGTTCGTCATCGTGCTGGTGCTGGTCGGCTGGTCGCTGATGCTTCCCGGAGGGACCTCCGGCATCCACTGGTACCTCACCCCCGACTGGGGCAAGCTGGCCGATCCCAAGGTGTGGGTCGCCGCCTTCACCCAGATCTTCTTCACCCTCTCGGTCGGCTTCGGCATCATGACCGCCTATGCCTCCTACCTGCCCGACCGGGCCAACCTGACCCGCTATGCCATCGTCACCGCGCTCTCCAACTCGGCGGTCTCCTTCATCGCAGGTTTCGCCGTCTTCGCCACGCTCGGCTTCATGGCCCACCAGTCGGGCAAGCCGTTCGAGGAGGTGGTGACCCAGAGCATCGGCCTGGCCTTCGTCGCCTATCCGCAGGCGATCTCCAGCATGCCGTTCCTGCCGCAGCTTTTCGGCATGCTCTTCTTCGGCGCGCTCTTCATGGCCGGGCTCTCCTCCAGCATCTCGCTGATCGAGGCCTTCACCACCGCGCTGACCGACAAGCTGGGGGTGGCGCGCCGGCGGGTGGTGACGCCGATCTGTGCGATCGGCTTCCTGCTCAGCTGTTTCTTCACCATGGATACCGGGCTGTTCTGGCTCGACATCGTCGACCACTTCGTCACCAACTATGCGCTGACCCTGGTGGTGGCGCTGGAGTGCATCGTGGTCGGCTGGTTCTTCGGCGGTCGGCGCTTCCACCACTATGTCCTCGATGTCTCCGGCTTCCGCTTCGCCCGCCACTACGAGGTGCTGATGCGGCTGTTGCTCACCCTCGGGCTGGCGCTGGCCTGGGTCGGCTTCTTCATGGTCGAGGGGGGCGGGATCGGCGCCTTCCTCGCCCGCATCTGCATCCTGGTCGCCATGCTCGCCGTCTGGCTGGCCCGCGACTGGTTCGACATGGCGGTGCGCTTCGTCATCCCGGTGATCGCGCTCGCCCTGCTCGACCGCGGCATGGTGACCGACATCAGCAAGCCCTACGGCGGCTATCCGTGGGAGGCGGTGATCCTGCTCGGCGGCGGCGTGCTGGCGGTCACCCTGCTGGTGGCGCTGGTGCTCGACCGCTACCGACCCCGGGAGGGGGCGGGGTGA